In Blautia sp. SC05B48, a single genomic region encodes these proteins:
- a CDS encoding BMC domain-containing protein, producing the protein MADEHRDQIRIVQETVAGKEITFAHIMGGPAPIIYQKLGLNPQVDYGSSAIGIMNMTPSESAVIASDIAVKSGNVYLGFADRFTGTLIITGEISDVQTAMEEIVDYFRDTLGYVVCNITKR; encoded by the coding sequence ATGGCGGATGAACATAGAGATCAGATCAGAATCGTACAGGAAACCGTAGCCGGTAAGGAGATCACATTTGCCCATATCATGGGTGGTCCAGCACCTATCATATATCAGAAGCTTGGACTGAATCCGCAGGTGGACTATGGATCATCTGCAATTGGTATCATGAATATGACACCTTCCGAGTCTGCTGTGATCGCATCCGATATTGCTGTGAAGAGCGGTAATGTGTATCTTGGATTTGCAGACCGTTTTACAGGAACACTGATCATAACAGGAGAGATTTCCGATGTGCAGACTGCAATGGAGGAGATCGTGGATTATTTCCGTGATACTCTGGGATATGTAGTATGCAATATCACCAAGAGATAA
- the aroE gene encoding shikimate dehydrogenase codes for MEQRIKGTTGLLALIGSPVGHSGSPAMYNFSFQYHNLDYAYMAFDIKEDQVPAALDAMRLFKMRGCNVTMPCKNKVAQCVDELSPAAKIIGAVNTIVNEDGKLVGHITDGIGFVRNLKEHGVDVKGKKMVVLGAGGAATALTVQCALDGAASIAIFNPDDPFLDRAKGTAEKLAKEVPDCKVSVYCLDDQDKLREEIANADILANGTLAGMKPHDDITLVDKSMFHKDLVVADCVYNPAETKMVKEAKEAGVKLAVGGKGMLLWQGAASYKLYTGLEMPTDEYQKFQAENEGK; via the coding sequence ATGGAACAGAGAATTAAAGGAACAACTGGTTTACTTGCACTGATCGGAAGCCCTGTAGGACATTCCGGATCCCCGGCTATGTACAACTTCAGCTTCCAGTACCATAACTTGGACTATGCTTACATGGCATTTGATATCAAAGAGGATCAGGTTCCGGCAGCTCTTGATGCAATGCGTCTGTTCAAAATGAGAGGCTGTAATGTAACCATGCCTTGCAAGAACAAAGTAGCTCAGTGTGTAGACGAGCTTTCACCGGCAGCAAAGATCATCGGCGCTGTAAATACTATCGTAAATGAGGATGGAAAACTTGTTGGACATATCACAGACGGTATCGGATTTGTCCGCAACCTGAAAGAGCATGGTGTTGATGTAAAGGGCAAAAAGATGGTAGTCCTCGGAGCAGGCGGAGCAGCTACAGCTCTAACTGTACAGTGTGCCCTTGACGGAGCAGCATCCATCGCGATCTTCAACCCTGACGATCCATTCCTTGACAGAGCAAAAGGAACTGCTGAGAAGCTTGCAAAAGAAGTACCGGACTGCAAAGTAAGCGTATATTGCCTTGACGATCAGGACAAACTGAGAGAAGAGATCGCAAACGCAGATATCCTCGCGAACGGAACACTTGCAGGAATGAAACCACATGATGACATCACACTGGTTGACAAATCCATGTTCCATAAGGATCTTGTTGTTGCAGACTGCGTATACAATCCGGCCGAGACAAAGATGGTAAAAGAAGCAAAAGAAGCAGGCGTGAAGCTTGCGGTAGGCGGAAAAGGAATGCTTCTGTGGCAGGGTGCAGCATCTTACAAGCTTTACACAGGTCTTGAGATGCCGACAGATGAGTACCAGAAATTTCAGGCTGAGAACGAAGGGAAATAA
- a CDS encoding LysR family transcriptional regulator: MNLYHLRYFVTLAHLEHYTKAADVLAITQPSLSHAISSLEEELGVKLFEKNGRNVSLTKYGKSFLEDVEQTLNRLDSSVNGLQLAGKGEGQIDVAFLRTLGVDFMPKIIRSFLNANKGKQIHFNLFCDKVLTGDILTGLKEKKYDIGFCSKFDDEPLIEFIPVAKQDLVVIVPPEHPLAEKSEIHLEETLPYKQIIFKKRSGLRQIIDQLFKSIGQYPDVAFEIDEDQVAAGFVANDFGICIAPDIPILHSLNLKILPLVSPSWQRNFYMAMLKDVYHPPVVEAFKKFVIEETSREIFYKTN; this comes from the coding sequence ATGAATCTGTATCATCTTCGCTATTTCGTGACACTGGCTCATCTGGAACATTATACAAAAGCTGCGGATGTTCTGGCCATCACACAGCCCAGCCTAAGTCACGCGATCTCTTCTCTGGAGGAAGAGCTTGGAGTGAAATTATTTGAAAAAAACGGACGGAATGTTTCTCTCACCAAATATGGCAAGTCTTTTCTGGAGGATGTGGAACAAACCCTGAACCGGCTGGATTCCTCTGTAAACGGTCTCCAGCTTGCAGGAAAGGGAGAAGGACAGATCGATGTGGCTTTTCTCAGAACTCTGGGTGTTGACTTTATGCCAAAGATCATCCGCAGCTTTCTTAATGCCAATAAGGGAAAACAGATTCATTTCAATCTGTTCTGTGATAAGGTGCTTACCGGCGATATCCTCACCGGACTGAAAGAGAAGAAATACGATATCGGCTTCTGTTCCAAATTTGACGACGAACCACTGATCGAATTTATTCCGGTTGCCAAGCAGGATCTGGTCGTCATCGTTCCGCCGGAACATCCTCTTGCTGAGAAATCCGAGATCCATCTGGAGGAAACGCTTCCATACAAGCAGATCATCTTCAAGAAGAGAAGCGGTCTCCGCCAGATCATTGACCAGTTGTTTAAGAGCATCGGCCAATACCCGGATGTGGCTTTTGAGATCGATGAGGATCAGGTTGCTGCAGGGTTTGTTGCCAATGATTTCGGCATCTGCATTGCACCGGATATCCCTATCCTTCACTCTCTGAACCTTAAGATCCTGCCTCTTGTCTCTCCAAGCTGGCAGCGGAATTTCTACATGGCCATGCTGAAGGATGTGTACCATCCGCCGGTTGTGGAGGCCTTTAAGAAATTTGTGATCGAGGAAACCTCGAGGGAGATTTTCTATAAGACCAATTAA
- a CDS encoding FAD-dependent oxidoreductase has protein sequence MKFNAMFQPIEIGPMTVKNRFVVPPMGNNFANTDGTMSEQSAAYYRERAKGGFGLITIEATVVHKGAKGGPRKPCLYDDSTIESFRKVIDGCHAEGAKVSIQLQNAGPEGNAKNAGAPITAATSIPSVCGRDIPKQLTTEEVYELIKGYGEAARRAMEAGADAVEIHMAHGYLVSTFLSPRTNKRVDEFGGCFENRMRFSRLIIEEVKKATQGKIAVLARINCADEVPGGLDVHDSAAIAAYLESCGLDGLHVSRAVHIKDEFMWAPTVIHGGFSAAEVEEIKRAVNIPVITVGRYTEPQFAELMVKEGRADLVAFGRQSLADPAMPKKAQEERLEDMTPCIACLQGCVANMYAGNPVCCLTNPFLGHEAEPLEKVEEPKKVMVIGGGVAGLSAAFIAKERGHEVTLYEAGDVLGGNMRLAAYPPGKGDITNMIRSYIHRCQKDGVKIVMNCEVTPELIKEEKPDSVIIATGSRTLILPIEGIDNPAIIHGSDLLDGKRPAGKKVLVVGGGMVGCETAAFLGEQEHDVTVIEFRDTVGADVIHEHRVYLMKDFEDYGIKEITGAKVCKFYEDGVEYETADGVRHESRGYDSVILSMGFRNYNPLEEKIKDLVPETHVIGDAIRARRALDATKEAYEVASRI, from the coding sequence ATGAAATTCAATGCGATGTTTCAGCCGATCGAGATCGGTCCTATGACAGTAAAGAATCGTTTTGTTGTTCCGCCAATGGGAAATAACTTTGCAAACACAGACGGAACAATGAGTGAGCAGTCCGCTGCATATTACAGAGAAAGAGCAAAAGGCGGATTTGGTCTGATCACCATCGAGGCTACTGTAGTTCACAAGGGCGCAAAGGGCGGCCCGCGTAAACCATGTCTTTATGACGACTCTACGATCGAGAGCTTCCGCAAGGTTATCGACGGATGTCATGCAGAAGGAGCAAAGGTGTCCATCCAGCTTCAGAACGCAGGTCCGGAAGGTAATGCAAAGAACGCAGGAGCACCGATCACAGCAGCAACCAGTATCCCGTCAGTGTGCGGTCGTGATATTCCGAAGCAGCTTACAACTGAGGAAGTTTACGAGCTGATCAAAGGCTACGGTGAGGCAGCAAGAAGAGCTATGGAAGCAGGAGCAGATGCTGTTGAGATCCATATGGCACACGGTTATCTGGTAAGTACCTTCCTTTCTCCGAGAACAAACAAGAGAGTGGATGAGTTTGGCGGATGCTTTGAGAACCGTATGCGTTTCTCCCGTCTGATCATCGAGGAAGTTAAAAAAGCAACACAGGGAAAGATTGCAGTTCTTGCAAGAATCAACTGTGCAGATGAGGTTCCGGGAGGACTTGATGTCCACGACAGTGCAGCGATCGCAGCATATCTGGAAAGCTGCGGACTGGACGGACTCCATGTATCCCGTGCCGTTCATATCAAGGATGAGTTTATGTGGGCACCGACTGTTATCCACGGTGGATTCTCTGCAGCAGAGGTTGAGGAGATCAAACGTGCGGTAAATATCCCGGTGATCACAGTTGGACGTTATACAGAGCCACAGTTTGCAGAACTGATGGTAAAAGAAGGAAGAGCAGACCTTGTAGCATTCGGACGTCAGAGCCTTGCAGATCCGGCTATGCCGAAGAAAGCACAGGAAGAGCGTCTTGAGGATATGACTCCTTGTATCGCCTGTCTTCAGGGCTGTGTTGCAAACATGTATGCAGGAAATCCGGTATGCTGTCTGACAAACCCATTCCTGGGTCATGAGGCAGAGCCGCTTGAGAAAGTGGAAGAGCCGAAGAAGGTTATGGTTATCGGTGGCGGTGTTGCAGGACTTTCCGCTGCATTTATCGCAAAAGAGAGAGGACATGAGGTAACGCTTTATGAGGCAGGAGATGTTCTCGGCGGAAACATGAGATTGGCTGCTTACCCGCCAGGAAAAGGTGATATCACAAACATGATCCGCAGCTACATCCACCGCTGCCAGAAAGACGGCGTGAAGATCGTGATGAACTGTGAGGTAACTCCGGAGCTTATCAAAGAGGAGAAACCGGACAGCGTGATCATCGCAACCGGTTCCAGGACACTGATCCTTCCGATCGAGGGAATCGACAACCCGGCCATCATCCACGGTTCCGACCTTCTGGATGGCAAGAGACCGGCAGGCAAAAAAGTTCTCGTTGTTGGCGGCGGAATGGTAGGATGTGAGACAGCAGCATTCCTCGGCGAGCAGGAGCATGATGTAACAGTTATCGAGTTCCGTGATACCGTAGGTGCAGACGTGATCCACGAGCACAGAGTATATCTGATGAAGGATTTCGAGGACTACGGAATCAAGGAGATCACCGGAGCAAAGGTATGCAAATTCTATGAAGACGGTGTAGAATATGAGACCGCTGACGGAGTACGTCACGAGTCAAGAGGATATGATTCTGTGATCCTTTCCATGGGATTCCGCAACTACAATCCTCTGGAAGAGAAGATCAAAGACCTTGTACCTGAGACACATGTGATCGGAGATGCTATCCGTGCAAGACGTGCACTGGATGCAACAAAAGAGGCTTATGAGGTAGCTTCCAGGATCTGA
- a CDS encoding MFS transporter: MSQTGKKNLVITSIALYFTYFIHGIGASIMGQYKPELAAHWGAKALSDGTMDVSMVVSVIAALGLGRLISLPFSGPLSDKFGRRLSGIIGVICYAAYFMGIAFAPSMGVAYAFAIVGGIANSFLDTCVSPTCMEIYVNNPSVANLFTKFSMCISQFLLPFLIGFVAAANMSYRTIFIVAGAAIFIDGILILFLPFPERNTAGTVKKEKAKLKITPAALAAILIGFTSSSTFMLWLNCNQELGKLYNLSDPSKIQSFYAVGTFAAILCSSVFIKKGLKEINILIIYPLISFIMLGLCYFIQNPTICLIGGFVIGFAGAGGVLQLAVSTTAEFFPENKGTATSMVMIASSVANYTILTLAGYITKTAGTSAPRMILLLNMAVTFIGILLALFVKMNRGKEA; the protein is encoded by the coding sequence ATGAGCCAGACAGGTAAGAAAAATTTAGTGATTACTTCTATCGCGCTGTATTTTACATATTTCATCCATGGAATCGGAGCTTCCATCATGGGTCAGTACAAGCCGGAGCTTGCTGCTCACTGGGGAGCAAAGGCTTTAAGTGATGGAACTATGGATGTCAGCATGGTAGTATCTGTAATTGCCGCACTTGGACTTGGAAGACTGATCTCTCTTCCGTTTTCCGGTCCCCTGTCCGACAAATTCGGACGCAGATTAAGCGGAATCATCGGCGTGATCTGTTATGCAGCATATTTTATGGGAATCGCATTTGCTCCATCTATGGGAGTTGCCTACGCCTTTGCCATTGTAGGTGGTATTGCAAACTCCTTCCTGGACACCTGCGTAAGCCCGACATGTATGGAGATTTACGTAAATAATCCTTCTGTAGCGAACCTGTTTACAAAATTCTCCATGTGTATCAGCCAGTTTCTGCTTCCTTTCCTCATCGGATTTGTAGCAGCGGCGAATATGTCCTACAGAACCATCTTTATTGTTGCAGGTGCTGCGATCTTTATCGATGGAATCCTGATCCTGTTCCTGCCATTCCCGGAGAGAAATACAGCAGGTACAGTAAAGAAAGAAAAAGCAAAATTAAAGATCACTCCTGCAGCTCTTGCAGCAATCCTCATCGGATTTACAAGCTCTTCTACATTCATGCTGTGGCTGAACTGTAACCAGGAGCTCGGAAAGCTTTATAACTTAAGTGATCCTTCCAAGATCCAGTCCTTCTATGCAGTAGGAACCTTTGCAGCGATCCTGTGTTCCTCTGTATTTATCAAAAAAGGACTGAAGGAGATCAATATCCTGATCATTTATCCGCTGATCTCTTTCATCATGCTGGGACTTTGCTACTTTATCCAGAATCCGACAATCTGTCTTATCGGTGGATTTGTGATCGGTTTTGCAGGTGCAGGCGGTGTGCTTCAGCTGGCTGTTTCCACAACTGCGGAGTTCTTCCCGGAAAACAAGGGAACTGCAACATCCATGGTCATGATCGCATCCAGCGTTGCGAACTACACCATTCTGACACTGGCCGGCTACATTACAAAGACTGCCGGAACCAGTGCTCCGAGAATGATCCTGCTTCTCAATATGGCAGTGACATTCATAGGAATCCTTCTTGCACTGTTCGTTAAGATGAACCGTGGAAAAGAGGCTTGA
- the aroD gene encoding type I 3-dehydroquinate dehydratase, which yields MKTVQVRNITLGEGRPKICVPIVGQTKDDILLEAGTFARIPVDVVEWRVDWFEDVFDTDKVLDVAKDLQTVLKDTPILFTFRTAKEGGEKAISNEAYKALNMAVAKSGYVDLIDVEAFTGEEIVKSMIQEAHSYGVKVIASNHDFDATPEKDEIVRRLRMMQDYGADIPKMAVMPRNKQDVLTLLSATLEMSEQFADRPIITMSMAGTGIVSRLAGETFGSALTFGAATKASAPGQINVNELAQVLDIIHKSL from the coding sequence ATGAAAACAGTTCAGGTAAGAAATATCACACTCGGAGAGGGAAGGCCGAAGATCTGTGTCCCGATCGTGGGACAGACAAAGGATGATATCCTCCTTGAGGCAGGGACCTTCGCAAGGATCCCCGTAGACGTTGTGGAATGGCGTGTTGACTGGTTTGAGGACGTTTTTGACACAGACAAGGTTCTGGATGTGGCAAAAGATCTCCAGACCGTTTTAAAGGACACTCCGATCCTCTTCACCTTCCGTACTGCAAAGGAAGGCGGAGAAAAAGCGATCTCCAACGAAGCTTACAAAGCACTCAACATGGCTGTCGCAAAAAGCGGCTATGTAGATCTCATTGATGTAGAAGCCTTCACAGGTGAGGAAATCGTAAAAAGCATGATCCAGGAAGCACACAGCTATGGCGTAAAGGTCATCGCTTCCAACCATGATTTTGACGCAACTCCTGAGAAGGATGAGATCGTGCGCCGTCTTCGCATGATGCAGGACTATGGCGCAGATATCCCGAAAATGGCTGTTATGCCAAGAAACAAACAGGACGTGCTTACACTCTTAAGTGCCACGCTGGAAATGTCCGAGCAGTTCGCCGACCGCCCGATCATTACCATGTCCATGGCAGGTACCGGTATTGTCAGCCGTCTCGCTGGCGAAACCTTCGGTTCCGCCCTTACCTTCGGTGCAGCTACCAAAGCTTCCGCACCGGGACAGATCAATGTCAACGAGCTTGCACAGGTTCTTGACATTATCCACAAAAGCCTGTGA
- a CDS encoding oxidoreductase yields MKNDYPHIFSPLTVKNMTIKNRIVMMPMGTNYGEQNGEMSFLHINYYEQRAKGGTGLIIVENASIDSPQGSNGTTQLRIDHDNYLPRLFKFCENIHRYGTKIAIQINHAGASAVSSRINMQPVSASDVPSKEGGEIPRPLSKDEILHIVKKYGEAAKRAQTAGFDAVEIHAGHSYLISQFLSPITNKRTDEFGGSVENRTRFCRMVIDEVRKQVGPFFPIMLRLSADELMEGGNTLEDTLEYLDYLQEEVDIFDVSCGLNGSIQYQIDANYLPDGWRSYMAKAVSEKFNKPCISMGNVRDPKVAERILADGDADLIGMGRGLIADPAWVNKVATGHECDLRKCISCNVGCAGNRIGVNRPIRCTVNPSVLEGDVYKKKHVNKNCNVVVIGGGTAGLEAACTAAEVGCNTFLLEKSNELGGLASLISKIPAKNRLADFPHYLMHRAEQLDNLYIFKNTEGTPENIRKFHPNIIVSSTGSAPLLPPIAGLKDRIDNENHNIYSILGMISHINDFPKDLEGKKVVVVGGGAVGLDVVEFFADRNADISIVEMMDQIGRDLDPVSKNDTKTMMKKHNVHQLTKTALLEVKDSSFLVRGDGEPYELPFEYGFVCLGMRAQGQLYQNLTEEFSSEDVEIMNIGDSQRARRIIDGTQEGRNILTVLEQKGYL; encoded by the coding sequence ATGAAGAATGATTATCCGCATATTTTTTCCCCATTAACCGTTAAAAATATGACTATCAAGAACCGTATTGTTATGATGCCGATGGGCACCAACTACGGTGAACAGAACGGCGAAATGAGTTTTCTTCATATCAATTATTATGAGCAGCGTGCAAAGGGTGGCACAGGTCTCATCATCGTAGAGAACGCAAGCATCGATTCCCCGCAGGGCTCCAACGGAACCACACAGCTGCGCATCGACCATGACAACTATCTGCCACGTCTTTTCAAATTCTGTGAAAATATTCATAGATACGGAACAAAGATCGCGATCCAAATCAACCATGCCGGAGCTTCCGCTGTTTCTTCCAGGATCAACATGCAACCGGTTTCCGCATCTGACGTTCCATCCAAAGAAGGCGGCGAGATCCCGCGTCCTCTTTCCAAAGACGAGATCCTTCACATCGTAAAAAAATACGGTGAGGCCGCAAAACGTGCACAGACAGCTGGCTTTGACGCGGTAGAGATCCATGCAGGACACTCCTATCTGATCAGTCAGTTCCTCTCCCCGATCACAAACAAGCGTACCGATGAGTTCGGCGGATCTGTTGAGAACCGTACCCGTTTCTGCCGTATGGTCATCGATGAGGTAAGGAAACAGGTAGGACCTTTCTTCCCGATCATGCTCCGTCTCAGTGCGGATGAGCTGATGGAAGGCGGAAATACACTGGAGGATACTCTGGAATACCTGGATTATCTTCAGGAAGAGGTTGATATCTTCGATGTTTCCTGCGGACTTAACGGTTCCATCCAGTACCAGATCGATGCAAATTATCTCCCGGACGGATGGCGTTCCTACATGGCAAAGGCCGTAAGCGAAAAATTCAACAAGCCATGTATCTCCATGGGTAATGTCCGTGACCCGAAGGTTGCTGAGCGTATCCTGGCTGACGGTGATGCAGACCTGATCGGTATGGGCCGTGGTCTGATCGCAGACCCTGCATGGGTAAACAAGGTTGCCACAGGTCATGAGTGTGACCTCCGCAAATGTATCTCCTGTAACGTTGGCTGTGCCGGAAACCGTATCGGTGTAAACCGTCCGATCCGCTGTACTGTAAACCCATCGGTTCTTGAGGGCGATGTATATAAGAAAAAACATGTAAATAAAAACTGCAACGTGGTCGTTATCGGCGGTGGCACTGCCGGACTGGAAGCTGCCTGTACAGCCGCAGAGGTTGGATGCAATACCTTCCTTCTGGAAAAAAGCAATGAGCTTGGCGGACTTGCATCTCTGATCTCAAAGATCCCTGCAAAGAACCGTCTTGCTGATTTCCCGCACTATCTCATGCATCGTGCAGAACAGCTTGATAATCTTTACATCTTCAAAAACACAGAAGGAACACCGGAAAACATCCGCAAGTTCCATCCGAATATCATCGTAAGCTCCACCGGCTCCGCTCCGCTTCTGCCTCCGATCGCAGGACTGAAGGATCGTATTGACAACGAGAACCATAATATTTATTCTATTCTTGGTATGATCAGCCACATTAATGATTTTCCGAAGGATCTGGAAGGCAAAAAGGTTGTAGTTGTAGGCGGCGGTGCTGTAGGTCTTGATGTTGTGGAATTCTTTGCTGACAGAAACGCAGACATCTCTATCGTTGAGATGATGGATCAGATCGGACGTGATCTTGACCCGGTAAGCAAAAATGACACAAAGACCATGATGAAAAAACACAATGTACATCAGCTTACAAAAACTGCTCTCCTTGAGGTTAAGGATTCTTCCTTCCTTGTCAGGGGCGACGGTGAGCCTTATGAGCTTCCATTTGAGTACGGCTTCGTATGTCTCGGAATGAGAGCTCAGGGACAGCTTTACCAGAACCTCACAGAGGAATTTTCTTCTGAGGATGTTGAGATCATGAACATCGGCGACAGCCAGAGAGCAAGACGAATCATTGACGGTACCCAGGAAGGACGCAATATCCTTACCGTTCTTGAGCAGAAGGGATACCTTTAA
- a CDS encoding BMC domain-containing protein translates to MEERITKEELLERLFHDDYENLKGRRLRLTRVRVPGKELSFAHVFTPNDRSIYENLALHIGVHEGEDHSGDAIGMVRVTPWEAIVVAADVAVKAAHVEVGFMDRFCGTLILTGGFTEVMTAVEEVVRFFHETLKFDVCKIHRS, encoded by the coding sequence ATGGAAGAACGGATAACAAAGGAAGAACTGCTGGAGAGGCTGTTTCATGATGATTATGAGAACCTTAAGGGAAGAAGACTTCGGCTGACCCGGGTGAGAGTACCTGGAAAGGAGCTTTCCTTTGCACATGTTTTTACACCAAATGACAGATCGATATATGAGAATCTTGCGTTACATATCGGTGTTCATGAAGGTGAAGATCACAGTGGAGATGCCATCGGCATGGTCCGTGTCACACCCTGGGAGGCGATCGTGGTTGCGGCAGATGTTGCAGTGAAGGCAGCTCATGTGGAAGTAGGATTTATGGATCGTTTCTGCGGGACGCTGATCCTGACAGGCGGTTTTACGGAAGTGATGACAGCTGTGGAGGAAGTGGTACGATTTTTCCATGAGACATTGAAATTCGATGTTTGTAAGATCCACAGAAGCTGA
- a CDS encoding shikimate dehydrogenase, with protein sequence MSERITGHTELIGLMAYPIRHSSSPAMQNEAFAKLGYDYAYLAFEVGADEIEDAVKAIRNLKMRGSNVSMPNKTLVGQYLDELSPAAEMCGAVNTIVNDHGHLTGHITDGIGFMAALKDNNINAIGKKMTIVGAGGAATAIEIQAALDGVGEIVIFNRKDEFWDRAVSTVEKINTRTSSHAVLYDLADLDQLKKEMADSYIFVNATGVGMKPLEGQSIVPDKSYFRPELIVVDVPYSPLETAMRSMAKEVGCKTMNGLGMMLFQGSAAFELWTGEPMPIEHMKEILNIRYDD encoded by the coding sequence ATGTCAGAAAGAATCACAGGACATACCGAACTGATTGGTCTTATGGCATATCCGATCCGCCACTCCAGCTCTCCTGCCATGCAGAATGAAGCTTTTGCAAAGCTTGGCTATGATTATGCATATCTTGCATTTGAGGTTGGTGCAGACGAGATCGAGGATGCTGTAAAAGCAATCCGTAATCTGAAAATGAGAGGTTCCAACGTTTCCATGCCGAACAAAACTCTGGTAGGCCAGTACCTTGACGAGCTTTCACCGGCAGCAGAAATGTGCGGCGCTGTAAACACCATCGTTAATGATCATGGTCATCTTACAGGCCATATCACAGACGGTATCGGATTTATGGCAGCACTGAAAGACAATAACATCAACGCCATCGGAAAGAAAATGACCATCGTAGGTGCAGGTGGTGCCGCAACTGCTATCGAGATCCAGGCAGCACTTGACGGTGTAGGCGAGATCGTGATCTTCAACCGCAAAGATGAATTCTGGGACCGTGCAGTATCTACGGTAGAAAAGATCAACACCAGAACTTCAAGCCATGCTGTTCTCTATGATCTGGCTGATCTCGACCAGCTGAAAAAAGAAATGGCTGACAGTTATATTTTCGTAAATGCGACAGGTGTTGGAATGAAACCACTGGAAGGTCAGTCCATTGTTCCGGACAAGTCTTACTTCCGCCCGGAGCTTATCGTTGTTGACGTGCCTTACTCCCCTCTTGAAACTGCTATGCGTTCTATGGCAAAGGAAGTTGGCTGCAAGACAATGAACGGCCTTGGCATGATGCTTTTCCAGGGCTCCGCTGCATTTGAACTGTGGACCGGCGAACCGATGCCGATTGAACATATGAAAGAGATTCTTAACATTAGATACGACGACTAA
- a CDS encoding NUDIX hydrolase: MEFWDIYDADKKPTGRTMKRNDWCLKDGEYHLTVLGVVARPDKTFLITKRVMTKAWAPGWWEVSGGAAQAGEASRDAVLREVKEETGLDASEAEGGYLFTYKRENPGEGDNYFVDVYRFVMDVEDKDLKLQTEETDGYMFATLEQIRAFAAKGKFLHYDSIKKAFEF; the protein is encoded by the coding sequence ATGGAATTCTGGGATATTTACGATGCAGATAAGAAACCGACAGGACGGACTATGAAGCGCAATGACTGGTGTTTAAAAGATGGAGAGTATCATCTGACAGTTTTGGGCGTGGTAGCAAGACCGGACAAGACCTTTCTTATTACCAAACGTGTGATGACAAAGGCCTGGGCTCCGGGCTGGTGGGAGGTTTCCGGCGGTGCAGCCCAGGCAGGAGAGGCTTCCCGTGATGCAGTACTCCGTGAGGTAAAAGAGGAGACCGGACTGGACGCCAGTGAGGCAGAGGGCGGATACCTTTTTACATATAAAAGAGAGAACCCGGGGGAAGGAGATAATTACTTTGTGGATGTGTACCGTTTTGTCATGGATGTGGAGGATAAGGATCTGAAGCTTCAGACAGAAGAGACAGACGGATATATGTTTGCAACCCTGGAGCAGATCCGGGCGTTTGCCGCAAAGGGAAAATTCCTGCATTATGATAGTATTAAGAAGGCGTTTGAGTTCTGA
- a CDS encoding sugar phosphate isomerase/epimerase family protein has translation MSKEFPITISSWTLGDQCKFEDRVKAAKEAGYEGIGLRAETYVDALNEGLFDEDILAILDKYDMKVTEVEYIVQWAEEHRSYEQKYKEQLCFHMCELFNVKQINCGLMENYSVEYTAQKLRELCHRAGKYIIGVEPMPYSGIPDVKKGWAVVKAADCENAKLILDTWHWVRANQPIELSVLEGIPADKIVSIQINDVWERPYATTILRDESMHDRLAPGTGIGTTVPFVKMIKEKGIRPNAIGVEVISDANLEKGIEYAAKHTYENTKKVLEEAWPEVL, from the coding sequence ATGTCAAAAGAATTTCCAATCACAATCAGTTCCTGGACACTTGGAGATCAGTGTAAATTTGAGGACCGTGTAAAAGCTGCCAAAGAGGCTGGCTATGAGGGAATCGGTCTGAGAGCAGAAACCTACGTAGATGCCCTGAATGAGGGACTTTTCGACGAGGATATCCTGGCAATCCTGGATAAATATGACATGAAGGTAACAGAGGTTGAGTACATCGTGCAGTGGGCAGAGGAGCATCGTTCCTATGAGCAGAAATACAAAGAACAGCTTTGCTTCCATATGTGTGAATTATTTAACGTAAAACAGATCAACTGCGGACTGATGGAGAACTATTCCGTAGAGTACACAGCGCAGAAGCTTCGTGAGCTTTGCCACAGAGCAGGCAAATACATCATCGGTGTTGAGCCAATGCCATACAGCGGAATCCCGGATGTGAAAAAGGGCTGGGCTGTTGTAAAAGCTGCTGACTGCGAGAATGCGAAACTGATCCTTGATACATGGCACTGGGTAAGAGCAAACCAGCCGATCGAGCTTTCCGTACTTGAGGGAATCCCGGCAGACAAGATCGTATCCATCCAGATCAACGATGTATGGGAAAGACCATATGCAACAACGATCTTAAGAGATGAGTCCATGCATGACCGTCTTGCTCCTGGAACAGGAATCGGAACAACAGTACCGTTCGTAAAAATGATCAAAGAAAAAGGCATCAGACCAAATGCCATCGGCGTAGAGGTTATCAGCGATGCAAACCTTGAAAAAGGTATCGAGTATGCTGCAAAACATACATATGAGAACACAAAGAAGGTACTGGAAGAGGCTTGGCCGGAAGTACTGTAA